TATAGGTTGAACTTAAATTGTATATTTGTGGattgatatatcatatattaatctattatactaaatttttaaaaagattttattactatttaaattacagataaaaaaacaattttccgTACTGCGTCTACGTatactctcctctctctctctcacacacacagaGATACATACAGATGGTGCAGGCAATAGCCAAAGTCAAGGTCTCGCCATCAACTTGCACAACAACATTGATATCTgaattaaaaaaaggcaaaccccaCACAAGACGCATGGATTTATTTTACTCCCGataacgagaaaaaaaaaacacacatatgAATGCATGATAGAGGCAGCTCGATCGGTCCAGTATAAAAAAGCCTTCTTGGCTGTTCCGTCTTCTTGGGCGTAGAGCCAGCTATCTATCAGCCACCGCACAACCCACAACTGGCCTTcagaaagggaggaagaagatgatggaGGTGGAGAAGCCATGGGAGTTGAAGGAGGATGTGGAGATCatgacggaggaggaggaagaagacgacagCAGCAACCTGCTGCAGGCCAGGGGCAGGAACAAGAAGCACGCGCTCATCAATGGAgatgaacaacaacaacaacaagaagaagaagaagaagaagaggttgTTGAGGAGCACAAGAGCGTCTTCTTTGATCCAACCCAAGGTAAGAGATAATCTTCATTTCTCACTCCTCTGCTCAACTGCTTTCTTCTGTCTTTTATTTATGTGAAGAACAACTCACTACTAATAGTAGTGATGCAACCACAATTAGTACCAATCAATTTCCTTTTACTTCTTAATTAATTCCTTGATACTACTGTTTCTTTGGGGAGGGAAGTAAGCTAAGCCAACTCCTGTTGCATTGTAGCTGTGCGCCTTGTTGCAAATTCTATTACCTTCAACACTGATTTTATCTCCTGCCTACCTTTCTTCTCCATTTctttcattctctctctctctctcttgttatttttgttaagcACAAAAGAAACAGactttttgaaaaggaaaaggagaagaaaacaaatGGGCTAACATGGGGGACGCATATAAGTTATGGTTAGGACAGAGATAGACAGATACCACCAACAGCTACAGCCCTGCAGATACTTCGTTTTGCAGGTCCCTTTCCCTCATCCAATCATCTTTTCTTCGCCCACAAATTTCAGCGAACATCATGTGCCCTACGTGGCTGATGATTGTGCAGCTCCTTCACTTGTTAGACTTTTTTCGTGTTAGGCAAAAATTCTGTCTAGTACCTGTCATGTCACTTTTGGAAGTACCTTTAAGAAAAAGGATGTCTTTTATGGTGAATTTGATGTTCTTGTTTAGCATCTTCCATTCCATCTTCTAGAAGCTCCCATCATTAATTTGATATTTGGGGGAGGAGATTCAATATTGTAAGCTTGTTATAAATAGATGGGTTTATACTTTTGAAGAAATTAACCCATCAGCTTGTACAGGCTTACAATTAAGATTTTTAGGCTGGCCTTCAAAGACATGGCATCGGATCTTTGTAATTTATATAGTTGATTTCTGTACTGCAACATTATTTATGTCTATTGATTGACTAAACCAAATACCAATTGTCAAGGAAAATCATGGCTAATTAATACTTGTCAATATATGCAGTTGGCAACAGAAGTAGTCTAAGGATTAATATCTTTGCTCTTTTTATATTTATGGATATAGATGCCGAATttctatccattatctaaaaaaaagcaaGCCTATTCAAGCTTCCAACATAAATTCACTGATAGATTGGAAACTTTAGATAAAAGAACACATAAAAAATCCTACTTACAAAATCACATGGtaattttctctttcttccaagGCTACACTTCATCTTCTGTTGGAATGTTAAATGTGTATCCAATGGAACATGATTTGCTTGTGCAAGTGAATCCATAGATAAATACTACTGGTAGCAACACAAGATACAAACTTTAGGACAtctttttccccctctttaaacATTTAAAGATAGTCATTTATTTCTTTGCTGAAGGGTTATGGAAGTGCCGTCACTGCGATTGGACATACCTCTTGAGTGGTCCATCCAGAAATGTTATCCTGAATCATCAAGGGTATTGCCAAATCACGACGAATCTTGAATCGTTAGTTCAGAGTGAATCATTTTACAGTTCACCAAGCAAAGGTTAGTGTTGAGTATTCAGAAGCGTAGGATAATAATGGTTAGATTTCTAAAGCTTTCTTTAAAACTGAATAAAATAGTGATGGCAAAACTAGGTCACTAATCATGCTTGCTAAGGGAGGCTTCAGTTTTGGTTGTACCGGCATTGAGCTAGTTCTGCTTCAGTTTATTCAACAAACCTGAGAGTCTAGCTTGATCTGTTTAAGCTCTTGTAATCATTCTTTGAAGCTTTTTATGCACAAAATGAGCATGTCACTGATGATGGAAAAGCTGGTAAAGTTTGAAGTATTTAATAATATTGCCTTTTTCTCTATTTTCAGTTTCTGAGCATGTTACTGAAGTAAGTGGTAAGAATGAAGTTACAAGAGTGGAGCAGTTCGTTGCTAAAAAGGAAAAGGCGCATGAAACATCAAGTTCAAAGGGAAAAGAACTTGAGACACAGGAAAATGCTAATTCTCAAGAAACTAATGAAAATTCTAATAACAGCAGTTTGGAGAACAGATCACCTTCAAATGGTTCACATGAAGTCTGTAACAGTGGTGAAACAGTTACAGTTGCAAATGGAAAAGCAGGCTTGAAAGTGATCACAATCATTGACAAGAACCAAAACGGCCTGGCAAACTCAAATGGTTCTCTTCACATTGCCAATGTCAGCATGAACAAAACTAGTGTCCATGAAATTGAAGCTGAGAAGGATGAAGATGTCATTAAGGGCAAAGTGAACATTGAAGAGTATGACCTTGAGAAAATTCTTGATGAGCAAGAAACTCATGACCTGTTCTGTCCCAATTGCAACTCATGCATAACTCAAAGGGTGATTCTGCGGAAGAGAAAAAGGACAGTAAGACAAACATCACCTGATGAACCACCAAAGAAAACACAGATTGCAGAGCCTTCTGCTAATACTTCAAATCAGACTGTACCTGAAAGACAAGGGCAAGAGTCACCTGACATATTCAGATGTTTATCATGCTTCGCCTTCTTCATTCCAACAGGTATCATTTGGGGAAGCGCTTGTAAATTGTAATCACGCATTCATCACCTGAAGCTTAGCATATTTGCTAAATGAAATAGAAATGTTATTTAGCGTATtcactaaaaaaaatagtagaaatGTTACTTAGAATCATTATACTTGTGTATACAGTTTCAGATCCACCATACCTGCACTATTTATGCACAAAGAGCCAAAACTGAAAGTCTCACATGATTCATTTCATTCATGATTCAGACATTGAGTTGGAGGCAGGAATCTGCCTTTTTCGACGATGCATTCCTAGTTCAGTTTTAGGATAATGTCTTGGTTTGTACAGGTGTTTTTTGCCGGGCCGGCCAAGATAGGCCAACCAAATTTACTAAGATTGATGAATATGTACTGGTTTGTACAGGTGTTACCTGACTATTTCATTTCAAAGACCAGCTTAACCTGTTTGTTATCACCAGGTTGTGGCTTTAACATATTCCGTATATTTGGAAGGACGGAAGTGAACCAAGAAGCTCAGGTACAGGAAGCTGCTGCATCAGGTCAGATGTCTGGCTCCGACAATTGTGCAAGTTGGCTTTTTTCTTGTTTCGAGCCTGGAGACGGTCCAAAGAAAACTGATGCAGGTATGTAATCTGCAAGGCATGCTGTACTTACTAGAAGGCAGTTACTCTACATTTCTTGAATTTCTCTGAACAATTTGTACACATTGCAGGTCCAGAAAAGGAGCCACTATTACCTGACAAGCAGGACTCCAATAATGGTTCAGCTTCATCAGTTGAAGGTAGCACAGCATCCGTTCATAGTCATGGCATAAGTGTACAACAACAAGAATCAAAGAGACCATTGCCAGCTGAGTCATCTTCCCAACTTCAACCCAGCAATACAAAGAAAGAAGACTTCGGAACAGTATCGTTCAGTGGATCATCATCGGTAGAAGCTCCTTCATCGTCATCTGCTAGCATTATCAACCCTGGACAGACCGCGACAGGTTTGTTTATAATAAGACCCTCAATGAACTCGTGAATATGCAATAATTTGTGATAATTGGTAACCAACTGGCAATGACTGCACCTAAAAGTTGAAGCCCCTTATCCAGGATTCCTTCAGACTGGGGAAACACATGTGGTGATTGGGCAGCAGGACATCGTACTGCAACAGAACGTTCCTCTTCCAAAGCCTGGAGATGCAGCTCACCTAGATAAACAGAAACAAGGTAGGCCTGATCAGGATTCGTGAACCATATTGTTTCTTATTTCTAGTAGAAGATGAATCATGCCGATGATAgtctctcattttttttatctggtCTCTTGCAAATTTTGAAGAAACTCCACCAGCAAGCCACACATTTCCTACACCGGGAGTCAAGATCCCAGATGCAAATCCAGCTAAATTTATACCAGGTGTGGTGTGGTTACACCATTATTGAGGAGCCAGCTTTACATATATTGATTGTCGCATTGCATATATGACTTGCAGATGTGGTGAGGCCAATGGTAGATAAACCAAGTCGAGGCATTGTGATTCCTCCTGAAGCAGTTGAGTCACAAACTCGACCTGAGCATTCATCAGTGCAAATAGGGCCTGATGCGAGCATGCCATTGATTGATACTCCTGCACCAGAGCAAAGGGATGATTGGGACATCCTGAAAGCTATCGTATACGGTGGCCTCGTGGAATCGATCACCAGCCTCTCTGTGGTTTCAGCAGCTGCATCCAGCGGCGCCAGGACATGTAAAGCTTCCTCTCTGTTGTTGATTCTGGTTCCTTCCTTCCTGCATCAGCCATCACATATGTTGGTCGATTTGCAGTGGACATATTCATCTTGGGCATAGCAAACCTCATCGGTGGACTTCCCATCATCTTTCACAgcgtaaaaactcaaaatcataTCTTGACTACTAGATTCTCTTGAATTGAATAAATTTCTAATTTATGGGGTTTGAATTTAGATGGCTGAGCTGAGAAGCATTGGAGATGTGGATGAGAGGGAGGAGCAGGGCGGTCACTACTGGTTGCAGCTGGGGAGGCGATCCAAGTACCGGCTGCATGTCGCCATGGCCGTGCTGTCCTACCTCCTCTTCggcctgctgccgccgctcatCTACGGCCTCTCCttccgcggcggcgacgtgagggagaagaagatggtggcggtggcggcggcgtcgctgggGTGCATCGCGCTGCTGGCCATGGGCAAGGCACACGTGGCACGGAGGCGGAGCTACGTGAAGAGCCTCCTCTACTACCTGAGCATTGGCGTGAGCGCGTCGGGCCTCTCGtacgtcgccggcctcctcgcccACTTTGCCCTCATCACCCACCAAACCCCTCCTGCTTCATCCTCCTGGGCTTCATActgaatttcttcttcttgtttggtTCGACAAAAGTTTTGATGCCTTCCCATTTACAGCAAGCCCTTCGCAAGATCATAGTGTAAAAGCTCTTTTTCGTTGTACCATAgcaccctttttttttgtcaataaaCTTTGGCAAGGAAAATAACAAGGTCAGGCTTGCCCTGTTCTTTTTACTGAAGAAAAAGAACATTTTATCTGCCTATTATAGAAATGTAAGCATCACAACTCACAAGAATGCAATGCAGCCAATGAACCAAGGCCACAAGATCGTGGTGATACTATCCCAATCACATCGCCTCATATTTACACACAACCTGAACCTGGAGCTAAACGAAAATTGGAAAAACCAAAAGGGAACATCTGCTGCTGAAAAGAAAAGCCACTACTGCTTTTGAGTGGGTTGTCCAGTCCAGTAAGTCTTGACAGCCACAAGTATCTTCTCAGGGTTGAATGGACCAGATTCGTGATCCATTATTTGGCTCTTCCACCGCATGCCTTCTGTAATTGATTGTATCTTCACTAACACCTCCACCGTGTCCCTGAAAATCACTGTCCCTTCAGGCCTTAGAATCCGGTCCATCTCCAGGAGAATGTATGTTACGTCACACCTGAAACCCATTGTTCAACAttagattattatttttacttGAATTGTTCAACATTAGTTGTCAAGGGAATCATTTTCTTATAATGACTCAAACGCTAACATTGAAATGAACCAGAAACACGATACATTTGAACTctacagggaaaaaaaagggacgGTTTAAAGCCTTGATAAACTGGACACACCACACAGTTCTTGCATTACCTGTCCTGATAAAAGCTGAATATTTTATCAGCATGGATGAAGTCATATGTCCTCGGATACGTTGAGAAAGCCTCACACCAGTCTTGGTAGGTTCCAATGAATCCCCTCTCATAGATAATACCAAGGGTGTCATGAGCAGAGCCTGAAGGTACCACGTTCATCACCCAAAGTGGATACTTCATCAATGCAGCTGCGAATCCCCCCATCCCTGCATTCATATCCATCACGTTCCTATATCGCCCCTTGGTTAGTGGAGGAATCAATTTCTTGTAGTAATCCGCTCTCTCTGCCCACACCTTATTATCTTCTTGGAATTTCTCCGTGGTGAGGCCTGAAACTGATCCACGACTTATTCTTGGAGGCACAGCAAATGCTCTTTTTGGCCATTTCTCAAGAGCTCCACCAGCAACCTCGTCTTCACTATTCACATCCGGAAGAGGTGATATGCATGTCTCCATCTTCTTGTACCTAAATCTCAACAAGTCAGTTTGTTTACTGATCAACAGAAATATCAAAAGAAGGCCTTGTGAGTACTATGCGGCGTGTGCTTCTATGTTTCTAGAATGATGAACTATTGTATGAGAGCATGAGGCTTGATCCATAAAGGATTAGATGATGCTTCCTAAACTGTGAAAGGTTgaattaatacttcatgcatttAAGAACAAATATAGCCATCGGGTTACATTTTGTCTTGTAGCCAGAGATAAAGTCACACAGAATTTTCAAATGAACAATTGGTTGGTCGTATATGCTAaaacattttcattttttaaaagaatggGAGAATCACACTGGTGTCTCACTAACATATGGGCCCAAAGCCCCCACTTGTCAACTTCAATTCACACTGAGTGGCATATTGATATTATAAAAGAAATTCAGTGGTATAGCCTGGGTTAATCCTTAAATTTCAAAGAAGCAGGCTCGTGAAAACAATAACATGATAAATCAGTCCAAAATATCTATTTCAGGACAGCAAAAAAGACAAAGTATGTACTTCGAAAAAATAAGCTTGTTCAAGTACAGAAGATGGGTGCTGCAACTAGTAGAGAATATGCTTCACTTAGACGGAGTTTAACAGAAATCTTACCAAGCAGAGTCAACATCATTGCTCTTGCAAATCTGAGGGGTTTCATAGATCTTCCGACTATTAACACACTCTATGTGGTTGATAGGTTTCTGCCATATAGCAAGATCATCTTTCTCTACCACCTTCTTCCAGCAGAGACGCTTTGCCAAATCCTCAATCTCATCTTGCTCTTGCTTCAGGTCTTCTTCTGTTCTTTCCCAGCCCTTGAAGTACTTCTTCCAATGGATTGGAGGCCCAGAGAGGATCCAGTAGCCTCCTGGTCTAATTACTCTGTCTACTTCAATTAGATAGATACCATCTGTTGGAAATAAATCTTAAGAGATTAGCCCTATTATATAGTTATTACTGCAGCTGTTGTTTATGTAATAATACGATAAAGAGAATACACAAAGATTGAGATAAATGAGCTCACCAAACTTATTCCATGGGATCAAACATCTAGAGCAGTGTGCCATGTCAAATGATCTAGCA
The Oryza sativa Japonica Group chromosome 6, ASM3414082v1 DNA segment above includes these coding regions:
- the LOC4339849 gene encoding membrane protein of ER body-like protein; protein product: MMEVEKPWELKEDVEIMTEEEEEDDSSNLLQARGRNKKHALINGDEQQQQQEEEEEEEVVEEHKSVFFDPTQVSEHVTEVSGKNEVTRVEQFVAKKEKAHETSSSKGKELETQENANSQETNENSNNSSLENRSPSNGSHEVCNSGETVTVANGKAGLKVITIIDKNQNGLANSNGSLHIANVSMNKTSVHEIEAEKDEDVIKGKVNIEEYDLEKILDEQETHDLFCPNCNSCITQRVILRKRKRTVRQTSPDEPPKKTQIAEPSANTSNQTVPERQGQESPDIFRCLSCFAFFIPTGCGFNIFRIFGRTEVNQEAQVQEAAASGQMSGSDNCASWLFSCFEPGDGPKKTDAGPEKEPLLPDKQDSNNGSASSVEGSTASVHSHGISVQQQESKRPLPAESSSQLQPSNTKKEDFGTVSFSGSSSVEAPSSSSASIINPGQTATGFLQTGETHVVIGQQDIVLQQNVPLPKPGDAAHLDKQKQETPPASHTFPTPGVKIPDANPAKFIPDVVRPMVDKPSRGIVIPPEAVESQTRPEHSSVQIGPDASMPLIDTPAPEQRDDWDILKAIVYGGLVESITSLSVVSAAASSGARTLDIFILGIANLIGGLPIIFHSMAELRSIGDVDEREEQGGHYWLQLGRRSKYRLHVAMAVLSYLLFGLLPPLIYGLSFRGGDVREKKMVAVAAASLGCIALLAMGKAHVARRRSYVKSLLYYLSIGVSASGLSYVAGLLAHFALITHQTPPASSSWASY
- the LOC4339850 gene encoding probable methyltransferase PMT17, which gives rise to MAKEQSGSPKPRQPVFQRMRVTLTIGVIGLCVASYILGAWQGTSTTSIHPSIIYTKSQCGESILRTSSNSSGRSSSDARLDFQAHHQVSFNESSLVAEKFPPCQLKYSEYTPCQDPRRARKFPKTMMQYRERHCPRKEELFRCLIPAPPKYKNPFKWPQCRDFAWYDNIPHRELSIEKAVQNWIQVEGKRFRFPGGGTMFPHGADAYIDDINALISLTDGNIRTALDTGCGVASWGAYLIKRNIITMSFAPRDSHEAQVQFALERGVPAMIGVISTERIPYPARSFDMAHCSRCLIPWNKFDGIYLIEVDRVIRPGGYWILSGPPIHWKKYFKGWERTEEDLKQEQDEIEDLAKRLCWKKVVEKDDLAIWQKPINHIECVNSRKIYETPQICKSNDVDSAWYKKMETCISPLPDVNSEDEVAGGALEKWPKRAFAVPPRISRGSVSGLTTEKFQEDNKVWAERADYYKKLIPPLTKGRYRNVMDMNAGMGGFAAALMKYPLWVMNVVPSGSAHDTLGIIYERGFIGTYQDWCEAFSTYPRTYDFIHADKIFSFYQDRCDVTYILLEMDRILRPEGTVIFRDTVEVLVKIQSITEGMRWKSQIMDHESGPFNPEKILVAVKTYWTGQPTQKQ